In Vigna unguiculata cultivar IT97K-499-35 chromosome 3, ASM411807v1, whole genome shotgun sequence, a single genomic region encodes these proteins:
- the LOC114179309 gene encoding protein CHUP1, chloroplastic-like, with translation MVAGKVRVAMGFQKSPAPATHTPPPQKKQPPPSPSTAKSSSHKSPFSRSFGAYFPRSSAQVQPRPPDVAELLRLVEELRESESRLKTELLEHKLLRESIAIVPVLESEISARETEIERSRRRAEETEVENERLKKELQELKVRVEEERRESERKLKALEDEIAEMKKTMSYSGCSSSSSSRAETLESHVHDHEHEHEASQRLVEVSVRSNVMKSLKKTASDLGSGILKREAAETERPHHSRCNSEELADCSDSVLSSSVRSRAPRVPNPPPRPSSSSPSSPSSGSSNNGETEQAIPPPPPPPPPPMMKAAPPPPIKAAPPPPPPPPRKPTSKAAPPPPPPPPPAKAGKLAPAKVRRVPEVVEFYHSLMRRDSHPRRDSGSGGAAEVPATANARDMIGEIENRSTHLLAIKTDVETQGDFIRYLIKEVESAAFTDIEDVVPFVKWLDDELSYLVDERAVLKHFDWPEQKADALREAAFGYCDLKKLVSEASSFRDDPRQLCGPALKKMQTLLEKLEHGIYNISRMGESATKRYKVFQIPVDWMLDSGYVSQIKLASVKLAMKYMKRVSAELETVGGGPEEEELIVQGVRFAFRVHQFAGGFDVDTMRAFQELRDKARSCHIQCHGQQHKFFCRSATC, from the exons ATGGTTGCCGGCAAGGTAAGGGTAGCAATGGGGTTCCAGAAGTCACCGGCACCGGCCACGCACACCCCTCCGCCGCAGAAGAAGCAGCCTCCTCCATCGCCGTCTACAGCGAAGTCCTCGTCCCACAAGTCCCCGTTCTCTCGCTCCTTCGGCGCGTACTTCCCGCGCTCCTCCGCTCAGGTGCAGCCGCGACCGCCAGATGTTGCGGAGCTACTCCGTCTAGTGGAGGAGCTCCGGGAGAGCGAGTCGCGGCTGAAGACGGAGCTGCTGGAGCACAAGCTGCTGAGAGAGTCCATCGCCATTGTCCCCGTTCTGGAGAGCGAGATCAGCGCGAGGGAAACTGAAATCGAAAGGAGTAGAAGAAGAGCGGAGGAAACGGAAGTGGAGAACGAGAGGTTGAAGAAGGAGTTGCAGGAGCTGAAGGTTCGAGTGGAAGAAGAGAGGAGAGAGAGCGAGAGGAAACTAAAGGCGCTGGAAGATGAGATAGCAGAGATGAAGAAAACGATGTCGTATAGTGGATGTAGCAGTAGCAGTAGTAGCAGAGCAGAGACATTAGAAAGTCACGTGCACGACCACGAGCACGAGCACGAAGCTTCGCAGAGGTTGGTGGAGGTTTCGGTGAGGTCGAATGTCATGAAAAGCTTGAAGAAAACGGCGTCGGATCTCGGAAGCGGGATTTTGAAAAGAGAGGCTGCCGAAACGGAAAGGCCACATCACTCGCGGTGTAACTCGGAGGAACTCGCCGATTGCTCTGACTCGGTTCTCTCCAGTTCCGTGAGGTCACGCGCGCCTCGTGTTCCGAACCCGCCACCGAGACCTTcgtcttcttctccttcatcacCGTCCAGCGGTTCCTCCAATAACGGCGAAACTGAACAAGCCATTCCGCCACCGCCAccacctcctcctccaccaATGATGAAGGCAGCGCCTCCTCCACCGATTAAGGCTGCgcctcctccacctcctcctccaccaAGGAAGCCTACATCTAAGGCAGCCCCTCCGCCACCGCCTCCGCCTCCTCCGGCGAAGGCTGGGAAGTTGGCCCCAGCGAAGGTAAGAAGAGTGCCGGAGGTGGTGGAGTTTTACCACTCGTTGATGCGGAGGGACTCACATCCGAGGCGGGACTCGGGGTCTGGCGGTGCCGCGGAGGTGCCGGCGACGGCGAATGCTCGCGATATGATCGGCGAGATCGAGAACCGCTCCACTCACTTGTTGGCT aTAAAAACAGATGTAGAAACTCAAGGAGACTTTATTCGATACTTGATCAAAGAGGTGGAGAGCGCAGCATTCACGGACATTGAAGATGTAGTGCCTTTTGTCAAATGGCTTGACGACGAACTCTCCtatttg GTGGACGAAAGGGCAGTGCTGAAACACTTCGATTGGCCAGAGCAGAAGGCTGATGCTTTGCGTGAAGCTGCGTTTGGGTATTGTGACCTGAAGAAGTTAGTATCTGAGGCTTCGTCTTTCCGCGATGATCCTCGGCAGCTGTGTGGTCCAGCTCTTAAAAAGATGCAGACTCTCTTAGAGAA ATTAGAACATGGGATTTACAATATCTCAAGAATGGGAGAATCGGCAACAAAGAGATACAAAGTCTTCCAAATACCCGTGGATTGGATGCTTGACAGTGGTTATGTGAGCCAG ATCAAGTTGGCATCTGTAAAATTGGCCATGAAGTATATGAAGAGAGTCTCTGCTGAGCTTGAGACAGTTGGTGGTGGGCCTGAAGAAGAAGAGCTTATTGTCCAAGGAGTTAGATTTGCATTCCGAGTTCATCag TTCGCTGGAGGCTTTGATGTGGATACGATGAGAGCATTTCAAGAGTTGAGAGACAAAGCGAGGTCATGCCACATCCAGTGCCACGGCCAGCAACACAAATTCTTTTGCAGGTCTGCAACATGCTAA